One Salinimonas marina DNA segment encodes these proteins:
- the flgE gene encoding flagellar hook protein FlgE: MSFNIALSGVSAAQKDLDVTANNIANVNTVGFKESRAEFGDVYASSLLAGGKTKVGDGVLTQEVAQQFSQGSLQFTNTALDLAVTGNGFFATVSEITSRDYSFTRAGQFKLDEDNFVVNSNGDNLLGFPVNKDGTSASVALSTSQPVRIPDSSGSPQQTSEVDLRMNLPASDTALDPAQFDPEDPLTYNAATSVTVYDSLGDSHVMTYYYIKDSAPSATNDWYVATAVDDELVNLVNSDGTTSDPATAANAIGSGATAVSAAKLQFSPGGDFVGIQAPDGTVRQDNKIVTQALGNTILTNGSDDTQQIAIDFNLNPNKATPNEPTQFASAFEVTSLEQDGLPVGRLTGIDIGADGLVRATFSNGTSEPIVRVALVRFANEQGLTQQSSTQWKESIESGEALAGEATTGTFGEINSSALEQANVNLTTELIDLIIAQRNFQANSRALEVNNQLNQTILNIR; this comes from the coding sequence ATGTCATTTAATATTGCACTAAGCGGTGTTTCGGCCGCACAAAAAGATTTGGATGTAACCGCGAACAACATCGCCAATGTTAATACGGTAGGCTTTAAAGAATCACGAGCTGAATTTGGCGATGTTTATGCCTCATCACTACTGGCAGGCGGTAAGACCAAAGTGGGTGACGGGGTATTGACGCAGGAAGTTGCCCAGCAATTTTCACAAGGTAGCTTACAGTTTACCAATACCGCTCTGGATTTGGCGGTGACCGGTAATGGTTTTTTTGCCACTGTCTCTGAGATCACCTCCCGGGATTATTCCTTTACCCGCGCCGGTCAGTTCAAGCTGGATGAAGATAATTTTGTGGTTAACAGCAACGGCGACAACCTTTTGGGTTTTCCGGTCAACAAAGACGGCACCAGCGCCTCGGTGGCCTTAAGTACCTCACAGCCGGTGCGCATTCCGGACTCTTCAGGGTCGCCGCAGCAAACCTCAGAAGTGGATTTGCGGATGAATCTGCCAGCCAGTGATACCGCCCTGGATCCAGCCCAGTTCGATCCGGAAGATCCTTTAACCTACAATGCAGCAACCTCGGTCACAGTGTATGATTCACTGGGTGACAGTCATGTTATGACCTATTACTACATCAAAGACAGCGCACCCTCGGCCACCAATGACTGGTATGTGGCCACCGCAGTGGATGACGAATTAGTGAACCTGGTCAACTCGGATGGTACTACGTCGGATCCAGCCACGGCAGCCAATGCCATCGGCAGCGGAGCCACGGCGGTGTCTGCGGCCAAGTTGCAATTTAGCCCGGGCGGGGATTTTGTCGGCATCCAAGCCCCGGATGGCACCGTACGCCAGGACAATAAAATTGTGACTCAGGCGCTGGGGAACACTATTTTAACTAATGGCTCGGATGATACGCAGCAGATCGCGATTGATTTCAATCTTAATCCGAATAAAGCCACGCCTAATGAACCTACCCAGTTTGCTTCTGCTTTTGAGGTTACCTCGCTGGAACAGGATGGCTTGCCGGTAGGGCGGTTGACCGGTATTGATATCGGTGCTGACGGCCTGGTGCGGGCGACCTTTTCTAATGGTACTTCCGAGCCCATTGTTCGGGTAGCCCTGGTGCGCTTTGCCAATGAGCAAGGCTTGACCCAACAAAGCAGTACGCAGTGGAAAGAAAGTATTGAGTCAGGCGAAGCGCTGGCGGGTGAGGCGACCACCGGTACCTTTGGTGAAATCAATTCCTCAGCGCTGGAGCAAGCTAACGTGAATCTGACCACCGAGCTGATTGACCTGATTATCGCTCAGCGTAACTTCCAGGCCAATTCCCGGGCGCTGGAAGTCAACAACCAGCTTAATCAGACTATTCTGAATATTCGTTAA